A single window of Candidatus Microthrix subdominans DNA harbors:
- a CDS encoding adenylate/guanylate cyclase domain-containing protein codes for MGEVGEGNFDVRVPLDDGGDLGRLAAGFNSMTEGLEERAVLHDLFGRHVGRDVARWAMDHQHDLGGEERQLSVLFVDLDGFTAYSEAHAPREVVKMLNRFFGAIADVVTAHGGWINKFEGDAALCIFGAPVPQADHGARALGAAAELPSALAKLPGSPRAGVGVATGTALAGYVGTPDRHEYTVIGDVVNIAARLCEGAKHSESGVLADAGSIAAADGGANPASRRALDSGCYALRETVQLRGRTQETEVYELLLGGSDGTPGC; via the coding sequence ATGGGCGAGGTGGGCGAGGGCAACTTCGATGTGCGGGTACCCCTCGACGACGGCGGCGACCTGGGACGCCTGGCGGCCGGCTTCAACTCGATGACCGAGGGCCTTGAGGAACGAGCCGTGCTCCACGACCTGTTCGGACGTCACGTCGGCCGTGACGTGGCCCGCTGGGCGATGGACCATCAGCACGACTTGGGCGGCGAGGAGCGCCAGCTCAGCGTGCTGTTCGTCGACCTGGACGGTTTCACCGCCTACAGCGAGGCCCATGCCCCGCGCGAGGTGGTCAAGATGCTCAACCGGTTTTTTGGCGCGATCGCCGATGTCGTGACCGCCCACGGAGGGTGGATCAACAAGTTCGAGGGCGACGCTGCGCTGTGCATCTTCGGGGCTCCCGTCCCGCAGGCCGACCACGGTGCTCGGGCCCTCGGCGCCGCCGCCGAGCTTCCGAGCGCCCTCGCCAAGCTCCCCGGCTCGCCCCGCGCCGGGGTAGGCGTGGCGACAGGAACAGCGCTCGCCGGCTACGTGGGCACCCCGGACCGTCACGAGTACACCGTGATCGGCGACGTGGTGAACATCGCCGCCCGCCTGTGCGAGGGGGCCAAGCACAGCGAGTCGGGGGTGCTCGCCGACGCTGGCTCGATCGCGGCCGCCGACGGGGGGGCGAATCCGGCCAGCCGACGGGCGCTCGACAGCGGGTGCTACGCGCTGCGAGAAACCGTTCAGCTGCGGGGGCGAACGCAGGAGACCGAGGTCTACGAGTTGCTCCTGGGTGGCTCCGACGGCACCCCGGGGTGCTGA
- a CDS encoding glucosaminidase domain-containing protein, which yields MNTGRPLRRSAPRRPLRTLAQATAAVVLFAVGVVASPAGAAPAQDDVAPTSDPPVATAATAVPAPADTPPATNDPAQNDPAADPPSPYATASPTVVPGTEPSDTGPSGSGSGDAGPSSSQPLLLQQAVDKAKGEVSRLTSALTAAEQADVVAREAAAKRDGELAEEAKAEGERAKKARALAGEARTDSEKLAVRLKSADVDRVDANEGLLKTAGKLRTYSVAAFVSNSAPAGLDGISDDAELLSSRRRELLRSSGRAHVSRTKEAEMYVAAAEVQVDELANQRAGKVAEEQTQLEIESGHLGRVEALVEERAAAEQAELARRQSAAQERLTVRKDLERAGTVSERFVALALDQTTSINGEPLLAAEDLSRWFVADGRRANTTVPIEELARLFIEEGRSESIRGDIAFAQSILETGSFSYPSFGQVRGTDNNFAGIGACDSCSNGFGFPDARTGARAQMQLLKIYANPGLTSSQFANPKVRWDPEKLGVRGCCSTWKDLAGVWATNTSYFGQIQTVWNEIVTWVAKDYVAS from the coding sequence ATGAACACGGGTCGTCCGTTGCGACGGTCGGCGCCCCGGCGCCCGCTCAGGACGCTGGCTCAGGCGACGGCTGCGGTCGTGTTGTTCGCCGTGGGTGTCGTCGCGTCGCCCGCAGGGGCCGCCCCCGCCCAGGACGACGTCGCACCGACCTCGGACCCGCCCGTCGCCACGGCGGCGACCGCTGTTCCCGCTCCCGCCGACACCCCTCCGGCGACGAACGATCCCGCCCAGAACGACCCAGCGGCCGATCCACCCTCCCCCTACGCCACCGCTTCGCCGACCGTGGTCCCTGGCACCGAGCCGAGCGACACCGGGCCGAGCGGTTCGGGATCGGGCGATGCGGGCCCCTCGAGCAGCCAGCCGTTGTTGTTGCAGCAGGCGGTCGACAAGGCCAAGGGCGAGGTCAGTCGGCTCACCTCGGCCCTGACGGCGGCGGAACAGGCCGATGTTGTCGCGCGCGAGGCGGCGGCCAAGCGGGACGGAGAACTCGCCGAGGAGGCCAAAGCGGAGGGCGAGCGGGCCAAGAAGGCCCGGGCCCTTGCCGGTGAGGCGCGCACGGACTCCGAGAAGCTGGCCGTGCGGCTCAAGAGCGCCGACGTCGACCGGGTCGACGCCAACGAGGGACTGCTGAAGACGGCCGGCAAACTGCGGACCTATTCGGTGGCCGCCTTCGTCTCCAACAGTGCGCCCGCCGGCCTGGATGGAATCTCCGACGACGCCGAGCTGCTGTCGTCGCGGCGGCGCGAGCTGCTGCGCAGTTCGGGTCGGGCGCACGTGTCGCGGACCAAGGAAGCCGAGATGTATGTCGCGGCCGCCGAGGTGCAGGTAGACGAGCTTGCCAACCAACGGGCCGGCAAGGTCGCCGAGGAACAAACGCAGCTTGAGATTGAGTCGGGCCACCTCGGACGGGTGGAGGCACTCGTGGAGGAGCGGGCCGCGGCCGAGCAGGCCGAGCTGGCCCGTCGCCAGAGCGCCGCTCAGGAACGCTTGACCGTGCGCAAGGACTTGGAGCGGGCCGGTACCGTCTCCGAGCGGTTCGTTGCGTTGGCCCTTGACCAGACGACATCGATCAACGGCGAGCCGTTGTTGGCCGCTGAGGACCTGTCCCGCTGGTTCGTCGCCGACGGGCGGCGGGCCAACACCACCGTGCCGATCGAGGAGCTCGCCCGGCTGTTCATCGAGGAGGGCCGCAGCGAGTCGATCCGCGGCGATATCGCCTTCGCCCAGTCGATTCTGGAGACAGGCTCCTTCAGCTACCCGAGCTTTGGTCAGGTCCGCGGCACCGACAACAACTTCGCCGGCATCGGGGCCTGCGACTCCTGTTCCAATGGCTTCGGGTTTCCCGATGCCCGAACCGGTGCCCGAGCCCAGATGCAGCTGCTGAAGATCTATGCCAATCCCGGCTTGACGTCGTCGCAGTTCGCCAACCCAAAGGTCCGCTGGGACCCCGAAAAGTTGGGTGTGCGGGGCTGTTGTTCCACCTGGAAGGACCTGGCGGGCGTGTGGGCGACCAACACGAGCTACTTCGGTCAGATCCAGACGGTGTGGAACGAGATCGTCACCTGGGTGGCCAAGGACTACGTCGCCTCGTAG
- a CDS encoding antibiotic biosynthesis monooxygenase: MIIVSGTVSLDPAKTAAFHEALAPLVTATRAEAGNVSYGFYADPFEDGSYRIFEEWADQDAVDAHMSTDHMAAFMGAIGDFGVTGIDLNSYQASNKTKFM, encoded by the coding sequence ATGATCATCGTCTCCGGCACCGTCAGCCTCGACCCGGCCAAGACCGCTGCGTTTCACGAAGCGCTGGCACCACTGGTCACGGCCACCCGCGCCGAGGCCGGCAACGTGAGCTACGGCTTCTACGCCGATCCCTTCGAGGACGGCAGTTACCGAATCTTCGAAGAATGGGCCGATCAGGACGCTGTCGACGCCCACATGAGCACCGACCACATGGCCGCCTTCATGGGCGCCATCGGAGACTTCGGCGTCACCGGCATCGACCTGAACAGCTACCAGGCCTCGAACAAGACCAAATTCATGTGA
- a CDS encoding methionine--tRNA ligase: MSRYYVTTPIYYVNDAPHIGHAYTTLTADALARWHRLIGDEVFFLTGTDEHGQKVARAAEAAGRTPAEHAELNADRYRQAWDLLQISFDDFIRTTEPRQIDTVQAFMQRIHDNGHIYSGTYEGWYCVPCEAYYNDDDLVEDPSGGDTPLCEIHRKPVEWLSEENWFFRLSAFAQPLLDWYETNPNAVQPEGKRNEALGLIRGGLQDISVSRSAVQWGIPVPWAEGHVFYVWYDALINYVTAIGYNSDRQRFEDWWPSVNHLLAKDILRFHCVYWPAMLMAAGEAPPRQLNVHGYLLVGGEKMSKTSLNQITPAELVEDFGVDGFRYQFLRGQPFGPDGDFSYEGMVVRYNTDLANNLGNLAARVATVVAKKCDGVGPAPDPDSPLAPIAAEVVAEAVREWAETSPPKALEATWRLVREANAHLENNEPWKAEPGPAVDRVLGDALEVLRIVAVLASPALIDSTDELWRRIGLTDAEGQPNRPTDVRVPDGLAWGGYPGGVPVDKGTPLFPRLTTS; encoded by the coding sequence GTGAGCCGCTACTACGTCACGACCCCGATCTATTACGTCAATGACGCCCCCCACATCGGCCACGCGTACACCACGCTCACCGCCGATGCGCTGGCCCGTTGGCACCGTTTGATCGGCGACGAGGTGTTCTTCCTCACCGGCACCGATGAGCACGGCCAGAAGGTGGCGAGGGCGGCCGAAGCAGCTGGCCGCACGCCCGCCGAGCACGCCGAGTTGAACGCCGACCGCTACCGCCAGGCCTGGGACCTGCTGCAGATCAGCTTCGACGACTTCATCCGCACCACCGAGCCCCGACAGATCGACACCGTCCAGGCCTTCATGCAGCGGATCCACGACAACGGCCACATCTACTCGGGCACCTACGAGGGCTGGTACTGCGTGCCCTGCGAGGCCTACTACAACGACGACGACCTCGTCGAGGACCCCTCGGGCGGCGACACGCCGCTGTGCGAGATCCACCGCAAGCCGGTCGAGTGGCTGTCCGAGGAGAACTGGTTCTTTCGCCTGTCGGCGTTCGCCCAGCCGCTGCTCGACTGGTACGAGACCAACCCGAACGCCGTGCAGCCCGAGGGCAAGCGCAACGAGGCGCTCGGCCTGATCCGTGGCGGCCTTCAGGACATCTCGGTCAGCCGATCGGCCGTTCAATGGGGCATCCCCGTGCCGTGGGCCGAGGGTCACGTGTTCTACGTCTGGTACGACGCGCTGATCAACTACGTGACCGCCATCGGCTACAACTCGGATCGCCAGCGCTTCGAGGACTGGTGGCCGTCGGTCAACCATCTGCTGGCCAAGGACATCCTGCGGTTCCACTGCGTGTACTGGCCCGCCATGCTGATGGCCGCCGGCGAGGCACCGCCCCGGCAGCTCAACGTGCACGGCTACCTGCTGGTCGGCGGCGAGAAGATGTCGAAGACGTCGCTCAACCAGATCACCCCTGCCGAACTGGTCGAGGACTTTGGCGTGGACGGCTTTCGCTACCAGTTTCTGCGCGGACAGCCCTTCGGGCCCGACGGCGACTTCAGCTACGAGGGCATGGTCGTCCGCTACAACACCGACCTGGCCAACAACCTGGGCAACCTGGCCGCCAGGGTGGCCACCGTGGTCGCCAAGAAGTGTGATGGTGTCGGTCCGGCCCCCGACCCGGACAGCCCACTGGCCCCCATCGCCGCCGAGGTCGTCGCCGAGGCGGTCCGGGAGTGGGCCGAGACCTCGCCACCCAAAGCCCTCGAGGCCACCTGGCGGCTGGTGCGCGAGGCCAACGCCCACCTGGAGAACAACGAGCCGTGGAAGGCCGAGCCCGGCCCGGCGGTCGACCGGGTGCTGGGCGATGCGCTCGAGGTGCTGCGAATCGTCGCCGTGCTGGCCTCGCCGGCGCTCATCGATTCGACCGACGAGCTGTGGCGCCGCATCGGCCTGACCGACGCCGAGGGCCAGCCCAACCGCCCCACCGACGTGCGCGTCCCCGACGGCCTGGCCTGGGGTGGCTACCCGGGCGGCGTGCCCGTCGACAAGGGCACCCCGCTCTTCCCTCGGCTCACCACCAGCTGA
- a CDS encoding TIGR03619 family F420-dependent LLM class oxidoreductase: MSSIIGEGEQLRGIQLPIQSKSPTFAQPWEAQAGPGDLARIAAAADESRLGYVAVCDHVAVPTDVDISSTWYDTVATLAWLGARCPNLWLLSHVYVLAYRHPLVAAKGFATLDALTGGRAIMGVGAGHVRGEFEALDADFDGRGPALEEAIGVLRTAFEAANPGDVDAGFTLAGERWSADQVRVGPPPTRPGGPPIWVGGSSPAAVRRAAQLGDGWLPQGPPEGGMRAAIERIGQLREAAGRADEGFAVGVLCEPVRLGDPVTDQPSYALGGSADHVAERLGRYAERGINQLQLSFLATSVGDYCDQLLRFGAEVAPHLPPQPAPPADPIR; this comes from the coding sequence ATGTCGAGCATCATTGGGGAGGGGGAGCAGCTGCGGGGGATCCAGTTGCCGATCCAATCCAAAAGCCCGACGTTCGCCCAGCCCTGGGAGGCCCAGGCCGGTCCGGGCGATCTGGCCCGCATCGCCGCCGCTGCCGACGAGTCCCGCCTCGGGTACGTGGCGGTGTGTGACCACGTGGCGGTGCCGACCGATGTCGACATCAGCTCCACCTGGTACGACACGGTGGCCACGCTCGCATGGCTGGGCGCCCGCTGCCCCAACCTGTGGCTGCTCAGCCACGTGTACGTGCTCGCCTACCGTCACCCGCTCGTTGCCGCCAAGGGCTTCGCCACCCTCGATGCGCTGACCGGAGGCCGGGCGATCATGGGCGTCGGTGCAGGCCACGTTAGGGGTGAGTTCGAGGCGCTCGACGCCGACTTCGACGGTCGCGGTCCGGCGTTGGAGGAGGCGATCGGCGTGCTGCGCACCGCGTTCGAGGCGGCCAACCCGGGCGACGTCGATGCCGGATTCACCCTGGCCGGCGAACGCTGGAGCGCCGACCAGGTGCGGGTCGGCCCGCCCCCGACGCGCCCGGGGGGCCCGCCGATCTGGGTGGGTGGCTCGTCGCCGGCGGCGGTGCGCCGCGCCGCCCAGCTGGGCGACGGCTGGCTGCCCCAGGGCCCGCCGGAGGGCGGCATGCGGGCGGCGATCGAGCGGATCGGCCAGCTGCGCGAAGCGGCCGGTCGAGCGGACGAAGGCTTCGCCGTCGGGGTGCTGTGCGAGCCGGTCCGGCTGGGCGACCCGGTGACCGACCAGCCCTCGTACGCGCTCGGCGGCTCGGCCGATCATGTCGCCGAGCGGCTTGGCCGTTACGCCGAGCGCGGTATCAACCAGCTGCAGCTGAGCTTTCTGGCCACCTCGGTCGGGGACTACTGCGACCAGTTGCTCCGCTTTGGTGCCGAGGTGGCCCCCCACTTGCCGCCCCAACCGGCCCCGCCGGCCGATCCGATCCGCTGA
- a CDS encoding aldehyde dehydrogenase family protein encodes MTSDQPAADAPNPDHEWKLIIGGDRPAGGAGTYDVINPATEEVVGRAPEATTAQAADAAAAAAEAFDAWSRTTPEHRCELLNRAAELLDAHADELVPLVQAETGATMRVAKSMQVPQAAARFRRYAEGAKEPTVTPLRPQTVPATALAPGGVISAIANRAPVGVVTAISSYNFPVVNMAGKVAPALAMGNTVIMKPAPQDPLGVIRMAELLVEAGFPPGVVNCVVSEDVAPSEVLTTHDAVDMVSFTGSTAVGQRIAEVAGSRMKRLLLELGGKGACVVLDDADLKAAIGGIGSVWGFHSGQICTSPTRVIAQRGIYDQLVAGLTKTAAYMPVGDPLERGTVVGPVISAAHRERVEGYVEMGRSEGATIAAGGERPDMERGFYVAPTLLADATNDMTPVREEIFGPVVAVVPVDDAEEALAVANDSDFGLYSYVFTADTGVAMDMAKRMRSGNVGLNTLQRNHDAPFGGFKQSGVGRDGGSYGLDAYGELQSIVWSS; translated from the coding sequence ATGACGAGCGACCAGCCCGCAGCGGACGCACCCAACCCCGATCACGAGTGGAAACTGATCATCGGCGGCGACCGGCCAGCCGGCGGAGCCGGCACCTATGACGTGATCAACCCGGCGACTGAGGAGGTGGTCGGGCGAGCCCCGGAGGCGACGACCGCCCAGGCCGCCGACGCCGCCGCTGCGGCGGCCGAGGCCTTTGACGCCTGGTCGCGGACCACCCCCGAGCATCGCTGCGAGCTGCTCAACCGGGCCGCCGAGCTGCTCGACGCCCACGCCGACGAGCTGGTGCCGCTGGTGCAGGCCGAAACCGGCGCCACCATGCGGGTGGCAAAGTCGATGCAGGTCCCGCAGGCCGCCGCCCGCTTCCGTCGCTACGCGGAGGGGGCCAAGGAACCGACGGTCACCCCGCTTCGCCCCCAGACCGTGCCGGCCACCGCGCTGGCGCCCGGAGGCGTGATCTCCGCCATCGCCAACCGGGCACCGGTCGGCGTGGTCACCGCCATCTCGTCGTACAACTTCCCGGTCGTCAACATGGCCGGCAAGGTGGCGCCCGCACTGGCGATGGGCAACACGGTCATCATGAAGCCCGCCCCGCAGGACCCGCTGGGCGTGATCCGCATGGCCGAACTGCTCGTCGAAGCCGGCTTTCCGCCCGGCGTCGTCAACTGCGTCGTGTCCGAGGACGTTGCCCCGTCCGAGGTGCTGACGACCCACGACGCCGTCGACATGGTGAGCTTCACCGGCTCGACAGCGGTCGGCCAACGCATCGCCGAGGTGGCCGGCTCCCGCATGAAGCGGTTGCTGTTGGAGCTGGGCGGCAAGGGTGCCTGCGTCGTGCTCGACGACGCCGACCTCAAGGCGGCGATCGGCGGCATCGGCTCGGTGTGGGGCTTCCACTCCGGCCAGATCTGTACCAGCCCCACCCGCGTGATCGCCCAGCGTGGCATCTACGACCAGCTGGTGGCCGGGCTGACCAAGACGGCCGCCTACATGCCGGTTGGCGATCCCCTCGAGCGGGGCACGGTGGTCGGGCCGGTGATTTCGGCTGCCCATCGCGAGCGGGTGGAGGGATACGTCGAGATGGGTCGCAGCGAGGGCGCCACGATCGCCGCCGGTGGCGAGCGTCCCGACATGGAGCGCGGCTTCTACGTTGCGCCCACGCTGTTGGCTGACGCCACCAACGACATGACGCCCGTGCGGGAAGAGATCTTCGGCCCGGTCGTGGCCGTCGTCCCCGTCGACGATGCGGAGGAGGCGCTGGCGGTGGCCAACGACTCCGACTTCGGGCTGTACAGCTACGTGTTTACCGCCGATACCGGCGTGGCGATGGACATGGCCAAGCGCATGCGATCGGGCAACGTCGGCCTCAACACGCTGCAGCGCAACCACGACGCACCCTTCGGTGGTTTCAAGCAGTCCGGCGTGGGCCGCGACGGTGGCTCCTACGGGCTGGACGCTTACGGCGAGCTGCAGTCGATTGTCTGGTCGAGCTGA
- a CDS encoding acyltransferase family protein gives MANPDLGQRDRVVDAVRAGALVVVVAGHWLMAAIGTESTGDGAYRLQISNMLELRPWTQWLTWVLQVMPLFFIVGGFANAVSWQRTQHEGGRWADWIATRLRRLLAPTLPMLAVWLLIVVAAQPIWNDA, from the coding sequence GTGGCCAACCCCGACCTCGGCCAGCGGGACCGCGTGGTCGATGCGGTGCGTGCCGGTGCACTGGTGGTCGTCGTGGCGGGCCATTGGCTGATGGCGGCGATCGGCACCGAGTCGACCGGCGACGGGGCCTACCGCCTGCAGATCTCCAACATGTTGGAGCTGCGTCCATGGACCCAGTGGCTCACCTGGGTGTTGCAGGTGATGCCACTGTTCTTCATCGTCGGGGGTTTCGCCAACGCGGTGTCCTGGCAACGCACCCAGCACGAAGGCGGTCGCTGGGCGGACTGGATCGCCACCCGGCTGCGACGTCTGCTGGCCCCCACCCTTCCCATGCTGGCCGTGTGGTTGCTGATCGTCGTCGCTGCGCAGCCGATTTGGAACGACGCATGA